The genome window TGCTCAGGGGATAGCCCTTGTCGGCCGAGCctgtcttttttatttttggtgaaaGTATGGCTCATTCAAGATGCGGTAAAACAACTCTTTCTGCATTCGGAACCGCCTACGAAAGTCGGTGGTATTAAAATGTGGCCTTTCAACGAAGTAGTTGGACATGAGATTGCTATGGCGATCTTCTCTCTCACGGTTCTTGTACACACAACCGACTACCGACCCACCATGTTTGGTGGCTTCATTCTCCTGTGAAGTATGGTGGACAATGGCTTCTATCACTCTCTGATGATGTTCTTCATCATCTGAATCATCATGAAACATAAAGGAAAAGATGCAATTGCCACGATTATCCATTGAAAACTTCAAATGATataaaaagtatgagaatgaagaagatgatgtgcTTGAAATGATATCaaaagtatgagaatgaaagagattgatgaaattgacaaaggaaaaataaattgagaaatagaaaaaatatttttggagATTAGTTGAGAAATGAGTgagtatttatagagtttggagtgagttttgggattggatttgatttggattaatttaaaatattattttgaccgttggatttaaatttcaactGTTGGATCTTCTTTTTTACCAATAAAATAGCTTAGATTTAATCTAGATCGTTAATTTAAAgttataattaaaaacaaatttaaaaaaagagattcttctttttcaacaTCTCTTTGAGCTGGAAACAGTCAGCATGTGGGCCCAATTGATactatttgattttaaaatttatataaaaaaaaaggagacaaTCAAAGCCCAACAGCTCTCTCACCTAGTGCCGACACGTGGCCCATGGCACAGACAAGCCCATCAGAGCTGGTCCAAGAGCGGTTCCTAGTGTTTTTCTCATCTCCAAATGCTCTGCCACCTCAGCGTGGGATCCATTGAATAGTGTTGGGTCCAAAAAATAGTTGAACCCATATTTGGgtccaattttgagtttttccaaattttgagtccttcattttcttgggTTGGGAGAGATTTTGGGGGATATTTTGGGTATGAGTCCTtgggttggagatggccttatAGAGTACCTTTATGTAAAATTTAACTATTcaattttgaataattttctctttaaagTTTTAGCATTGCTCCTTCACTTGGCAATTTGACATTTCCGTGTGAAGATGTTCTAAATTTtagcaaaacaaaaggaaaaacaagaagaatgCCAAAGTAAGAAGACCTTTCATAGCTGTCACAAGTCTTCAGATAGTGTAGGTAGGGTAGGGTTATCTTTAATATCCTCCTGGACTTTGGATTTTGGTGGACTTGGTCCCCTTGCTGTATTTGCATAAAACACGTCTGAGACCAGTGCAAGATTAGATGCCAAGATCCCTTCTCAAAACCCATTAAACCAAACAGGGTTGTGGTAATTTGTCCTTCAAATTTAGTAAATCAAATCCACTGAGAATGAATGCATCTTTGCTACTTTTGGTGACTAAATTTATAGAATTGGGTAGATGGTATTGAATTGATACTAAAGTTGCTAATAAATACTTTTTCGATTATCTTGGTTCTTCTCTTGAAAATAAACCAAGTTTTGACATTTTCAATAAACTTCTTCCCCATTCACGCGCATGCAGAGACGGTGCTAGAATTTATACTTTGAGGGGCCAAAACTTCAAGCTCTAATGAAAACATATAACAAGGCATATATTTTAAAACACAATGAATGATAAAAGCAACAAAAGATAGTTTAATAACcacaacaaacaagaaaatggaGTAAAATTCAAGAGTTGCGTGCATATATTAGAAGGGCCATAAGAGTTTCAAGTCTTCATTATCTTGATTCTTCTGTTATGTACCTTAACTTAAACGTTCATCATTCCCTCTCCGCCGCCGCCCTCAcacccccctccccccctcctcctctctctttgcTCCCTACAAAACAAACACGCCAAGGTCCATGTCATAATTCAAAGTCGCTAAAATTTGAACGTAATAGCTTTTGAAGAAATAGAATCCAAAGTCTTCAACATGTAAAACCCTTTGatcaagaaattaaaaaagaagaaaaaaaaagtctaaCTTGAACCCACCACTagcatatatttatttatttatttattatattatacttTTAGTTGGGACTGTAATGAGTTGGTGGCTGTACGGACAATAAATTCTTGACGCAGCAGCTCATCTTACGCACTCAATAATACATCAGCATCATCGAGCAGCCAGGACTTTTGTGGGAGAAGACGAAGATGGAAGGGTGAAAACGCAGAATAAGTAGGGTCCACTAAGACGTGGTTGAGCGAACAAATTCAATCCGtcactttatttatttatttatataaataatattttactttaatttaatataaattatgaaaatgaAGATTCGAATTCAAGTGCAAGAGCACATTCGTTTTAATCAACTTTACTCATATATGCCTACTAATTTGGtttgataattaaaataataaaccaGTTGTTTTAATTAAGTTAAGAGTGaggtttttctttcaagtcAAACAGACATGTTCTCGTATTGTGAGTTTTTACTACACATTCAAATAAGATGGAACttgattaattttgtttgaattatttcaaaacaaaaatacaagaaatataatctttaattaatattattctaatagaaatattgcaaaatgttagtgagtttttttatttatataaataatattctattttaatttaatctaaaatACGGAAAAAGAGATTTGAATTCAAGTGCAAAATAAGGAGCACATCCACTATAACCAACGTAGCTAAGCCCATGTCTGCGttaatgagtttttatttgcTTCACACATTTCTTATATGTGAGTAAATTgtgaaaagttttttttagaaacaaaaaagtaaattatAAGGAGAAGTTTATAGGACACCATCTATTTGCTAAATCAAACTTAAAGGTAGGAAGAACTGAAACATGCATGGAGTTAAATTGATGAACCAAACTAGTAAGCATCTGCCATAAATTTTGCCTCATGAAAGTAAGTTGATGAATGAGAAATGTGGAGTCAAATTCTACGAATGAGAAATGCTATAATTTTGACAAATGAAGATAATGAGCAAATAAGTTGTAAACTCAAGTCATTTTAACTAGTCAAATTCTATGAATGAGAAATGAAACAATTTTGACAAATGAAGATAATGAGTAAATAAGTTGTAAACTCAAGTCGTTTTAGCTTAGTCAAATTCTATGAATGAAAAATGCTATAATTTTgacaaataaagataataagcaaataaattataaactcAAGTCGTTTTAACTATTATGAATATTACGTCAGTTGACTAGAACAATGAACTGCTTCTTAGCATCTTAGTTTAAATTATCTTCTCGGTACTCTGtagataaaaatatatattatgagagtgaaaaaaaaaaaaggcaataGGATACTAGATAATCTTATAAATATTAatagaaaaaccaaaagagaGCAGGAACTTGAAGAAAACTCCATATTTATTAACACGTGTAAGCAGCACCAAGTGACGACTGGGTCTTGGATGACACTTGAATCAGACTTTTTGACAATTTCCATTCTACTGTGTACAAGTAACTGCTATGCGCGCCACTTCTTCTATTTGATTTCATGTTCTGTTGGTAAATAAAACACaccccaaacccaaatttacgcattattattttgatggtTGCCTTTGGCTCGGTTTTTGAAGTGACTTTCtcagaaagagagaaaattcaaaggGGCGTACGCAACCAATGTAGACTTCGCCGAGACTGACTACCTTCCCCAATCACATTTTCACATTAGttcacaaaacccaaatattgCTTCCTATTTCTAATCTCTTCTATTGTCTTCTCCAAAGACCAAAGGCCATAGTTTCTCTACACCGGCAACAAGCCAGAACCTCCCTTTCTATCTTTATTTCTCTGAGCACCTGAGGTGATTTTCTCTTCTGGGTCTTTTTCAATCttctatctttttattttctgaatcATTTTTTCTGTTACCTTTTGATTTCTTGAAGTTGGGTTTGCCTGAATATGTCTCTAATTTACATAGAtgatgttttttctttgttaaacCTGTCTTAACTCTCCTGTTCACctgtttgttttgcttttgcattttggttaaactttagttttgttaaAGTTGACACCTTTTTAGTAAACTGGTGGATTCACAACCAGATTGGAATAGCCCACATGATGAGTGTTGTTCTTCATTTggattttctttgtaaaatatcatcatcaagcagCCAGATTAGCAGCATATTTGTTCATAGTTTTGGTTGtttccaaagaaaaaaaagaatttcgGAGTCAATGCATGCTTGATTCGGTGTTGTATTGTACTGGACTACAAATAATTAACTGGAGTTGAAGAAAATTAATTCTATTCTATTCCGGACCTGTCAACTTCCAAGTTGTCTAGACAGACAATTGTCAGAGGTTGAAGgcttgaaacaaaaatgataACAAGGGTAAATGGCTTTTTGAAACATTAGTTATGAATTTGTGAGTCacattttaatttagtttttggCATATTTTCTTGCTATGTGAAGTGATACTTAATCTGACTGAATGGATGAAATCTAGTTGGGATACAAGGACAATTCTTTCTGTTGCATAGAATTTATTAGTTCATTCTTCATGAAGTTTTTGAATTAGTTCCCGATTTGGAGCCGTTGGATATCTTACTCAAATCCTTTGATATTGCATTTCCATACAATTGTGCTTCTGGATAATAGTGTTCTTACAATGGTTGGCAGGTCTTGAAGTGTTCATACAGTTATGAgttgtttttccttcttatGTAGAGGCGTGAGCTCATCAAAAAAACCCGGTTCTGATGTTGATAAAGGTAGGCTACAACGCTGATCATAGTAATGATAGCGAAGCTTCATAATTTTCTGGATAGATTATTTTCCTACAAAatacttatatattttttatcaGTAGTAGAGGAACCAAAATTCTTCCCAAATTTTATTCACCAAATGATTTGGAAAATGACATGACAAGATCTTAgttgtgaaaaataaatgagatCAAGGGAGAAACCAATTATGAACAAATGAAATGTTACCACATCAGTTGGTATccataattttgtaatttattgtGGTGTCTGTAGCATTACTTTTATGAGATTATTATTCATTGACAAGCTCATATCCTAAGATAAGACACTTTTCTTATTCCCCACCCATAAGTTTCTTACTAATTTTTCTCTGTAAACAGAACTCTCTGGCATTCCTGATGTTAAACTTTATAGTTACAAAGAGATGAGAATCGCAACTGAAGATTTTAGTCCAGCCAATAAGATCGGGGAAGGTGGTTTTGGTTCTGTCTATAAGGTATATTCGGATTTACTGTCTTAATATATGTTTTGTATACCTGTGGTGCATTGATCTCAGTTGAAATATTATTTCTACCGGGACCTTGTGAATGACACCTATTTTAATTGCTATTGTGAATTATCAGGGACAACTTAAAGATGGAAAAATGGCTGCTATTAAAGTTCTTTCAGCTGAATCAAAACAAGGGGTGAaggagtttttgacagagattGACGTGATCTCAAAAATAGAGCATGAAAATCTAGTTAAGCTCTACGGCTGTTGTGTTGAAGAAAACCAAAGAATTTTGGTCTACAACTACCTTGAGAATAATAGTCTTGCACAAACTCTTATTGGTAATTACCTAGCTTTGTTCttgaattgaaatttcttGCTGGTGTCTACAAGTGAGTGACTTAATGAGGGTGCATGTGAAATTTGCGAATGTGTTACCTAATGTGCTTGGGTATGACAAAGGAGAAGTTCTCATGCAAATAGTTGTCGGGAATAAATTTAAGTATATAGTTATGTATTCTTGCCTTTTACATTATGAGTTGTGCGATTTCTGTTATCTTAGATCCAGTGGTCTATTTCCATTAGAATTGATTCAATCCTTTTCTGAGATCAATTTTTCTATTCTTGAAACTTATGTTCTTAAACTGTTTCGTTTCAGGTGGGGGTCACAGTAATATCCAGTTCAGTTGGCGAACTCGGCGTGAAATATGCATCGGGATTGCATGTGGTCTTGCCTTCCTTCATGAGGAAGTACGTCCACATATTATTCATAGGGATATCAAAGCCAGCAATATTCTCCTAGATAGAGACCTAATGcctaaaatttcagattttggtcTTGCAAAGCTTATTCCACCCAACATGACCCATGTTAGCACCCGTGTGGCAGGAACAATGTAAGTTGTGATGATCTCTTTCCTTTTAAAATCgggaattgaaattcaaatctATTTTTAGTTCCAAAACTAGAGCTACAATATTTTTCCTCAGAGAGACAAAATTcacattgagaagaaataGTTGAAAACAGTATCACAATATTGAATTACATACTTTGTGTTCACAACTGTGAATCACTTAACTTTGCAAATCATATGCATATGctcttaaatttataatttatttcttagAATATCCTTCTTGGATGAGCTCTTAGTATTAGTTATTATGTTCAATGTATGAATAatgctctctcttctttctccatTTAAGTCTTCCTTTGGATGTCTGTCTATATCTTTGTTGATGTATCGTAATCCAAGCATTTACTGTCCTGTAATTACATCTATATTTCTGGTTTTAGAGGTTATTTGGCACCAGAGTACGCAATACGAGGGCAATTGACAAGGAAAGCAGATATTTATAGCTTTGGGGTGCTCCTTGTGGAAATAGTCAGTGGAAGATGTAATACAAATACACGACTACCAATTGACGAACAGTATCTGCTTGAAAGGGTATTAATTTCAGATTTATTCTGTCCTTACaagctttttctttcaatttgtttAAATGAAAAACATTGGATGGCATTTGCATGTGTCATGTGATTTTGGTAGACGCAGTTTTGCTTTCATATTTCCTGGTTACAAgactttttgtttcttaattcATTAAAGTAAATTATAGAGTCAAGGAGTAAAATCATTATGGCTTAAGTGATCACAGTAATTTGGGTACTGCTAAACTCCTGTTGgtgtttaaaagaaaaaaaaaaaaaaaaattggtcttTGACATGCTGCACATAAACTGATAAGGCTTTTGAAGTTTGCAACCTTGTTTCCTATCAATTCGTTTGTTGCTGGACAATTTTGTACAGATGttgtttttacaaatttttgtGTATGTGAGTTGTGTGTTATAACAGCTTCCTTCATAGCCATGTTGGCTTGTATTACCAAAGAGCAGGTGTGCAAGACACGGTGATGAGGGAAAAGGctgaatttttattgaaatgcTACTCATTGTTTTAGTCATTGattcatttatgtcatatcgACTTCGCCTAAAAATatgtttgattatttgttttatattgaATTCTACACCGCAGATAACCAATCAATTATTGTAGGCATAGGCACTATTAATGACTAGTGCATTCTTGTGTTGCAGACATGGCAAGTCTACGAGCGGAGGGAGCTTGTTGGACTGGTAGACACATCATTGGACGGTGATTTTGATGCCGAGGAAGCTTGTAGTTTTTTAAAGATTGCCCTCCTCTGCACCCAAGACACTCCGAAGCTCAGGCCGTCCATGTCATCCGTGGTCAAGATGCTAAGAGGTGAGAAGGCTGTTGACGATAATAAGATAACAAAGCCAGGGTTAATATCTGATTTCATGGATCTCAAAGTAAGACCCCCTCAGAATACCAAGCCTGGTAGCATAATGACTACTCCGTGTACCAATAATGCGTCCTCTGGTTCAGACAGCCAGGACAATTCAACCTTGTCATTAGAAACCTCAGCTGCTGCTACGTCCACCTTCATTTCAACCATGTCATCAGAAACCTCAGCTGCTAATACTATGAGCTTCACCTTCGGCACCGTATGATATGACCTCACAAAATTTgtggatttcatttatttttattccaTTTAGGTTTTTGGGGCCTGCTGTCTTTATGTAAATTGTATATTGTGTTTCtttccctttatttttatttttttcagctAGGCCCTTCTAGCCGGAGGTACTCTTTGTAAACGGATCAAGGTTTGGTAATTCaaagattttgatgattttgtttttccttgcTTTCTCCTACTCCACGCACAAACACACAACATGCAAGTGGAATGAAATTATCTCAAGCTTGTGCTCTATAATCTGGTAGAGTctatatttgtattatatgCTATCACGTATTTTTTAGTATTGTTGATCATGTCAGATCCGTCTCACGCCATGACGTATCTTGACTTGGCAATAGATTATAAGCAAGTAATCTTCTCTTATTACCAAGTTTGACATGTATTAATCAATTCATATCCGAAAATGACGTATTTTGACTAAGTAATTGGATTATAAGCAAGTAATTTTCTCTTCATATAGTTTGACATGTATTAACCAAATCATGTACAAGCATGATGTTCATCCTTTAAAACCGTATCATATCCCGAATTTGATGAAATATAATGAATTTCTTGACTCGGTAATAGATTATAAATTATGTCTGAATGTATGGTCTTGATTCATTTGCAATTTAGCATTAATTTGGTTAGAGTTCTATAACTATAAACATAAGCGAACAAAAACAAGGGAAGCCATGATCTGCCAACCAGGCAGGACAATTCCCAAATTAAAAAGGAGCAGAATCAACCTGTTTATGTTTAAGAATTCCACTAATAAATTCCCTTTCACATCACATTCTTCTAATGttgacaataaaaataaagtattaAAGTAATAAGTAGATGGTAGGTGTGTGacattattatttattgaataGAAAATATGAAGTGGTTGTAAGTACTAAAAACCCAACTAAGCAAACATAATGAgggctaaaaaaaaaaaaaaaagggaatgaAAAACAAGGGTGTCAAGTGGGTCCTACTGGGTCATAATTATGCCAAAAAAACAGTAACAAAGTGACACAAGTGTAGTAGTCTCCTCTCCTGTCCTTCTTCCTGTGCAAGCCAAAGGCCCCCctccttccctctctctctctctcttcttcctttctacaccttttttaaacttttcaaACTCTCTTTTTCACGGGCAATGCCTGTAAAAAGTTAGGgtttttatctctctctctctctctctctctctctctttctcccccaAATCCTCTTCCTCCGAATCCCCTAGAGCTTCCTCCTTTAAGGCTTTAACTCTCTCCTCTCCATTGTCGGTGCTTCaactgtctctctctctctctctctctctctctctagggTTTCCACCATAACCGGGATTGCAGGTCATCTTCATCTGCTCcgtttaatttgttttggagGAGACTGATATAGCCAGGCTACCATTCTTGGTCTAGGAGTTGGGACTACTTGTGGGTTTCGTTTCATAGACACTGAGACATTCGCGTCAGAAAAGCTAGAGAGacattatttcaaaaaagCGGAATATTTGCGAATTTTGTATCTGTTCTTTTTAGCTTTTGAGCGTGTTTTTGCTGCTTTTTGGAAGCTTGCATGTGAAGCAATACGAGAGTTGAATGAAAGCAGAACGTGATCCAATTTACTAGTTGGTTTGCGGGAGGTTGGGGCTTTTGGATCCTGCTTTAAATCCGTGAATTTGAGCTGCATCTATTTTCTCCTTTCCAGCTTGGTATTTTATCAGATAAAGCTTTGTACTTGCTCTTTGTTCTTATGTTCTATGGACTTCTTTGATGATTTAGCATCACAGAGTTTGAGTTGTTGCCaattttggattcaaattgaTGGTTATAGGTAGCAGGGTTTGTTTTGAACAGTAATCTGCTTCTCAGCTAATCTCATACGCccatatttgtatttatggaGGACATAGGACTTTTTAAACAAGGTTGGAAATGGCTGCTATCacacaagcacgtttactcgCGATCTCGAACAGCGATCAGTGGATTTAGAGATGAAATGGGGATGTTCATAGAGCGGCATTGGCCGATGGTGTGCAGTGGGTGCACCAAGACGGGGAGGCTGTTGCTCTTGTTGTTGATTTATTGGCGGGACTGTGTTGTAAGAGGTTTTCGATCCTTTCTCGGGTTGGGTTCTGCGGCTTTGCTCCTTATAAT of Prunus dulcis chromosome 4, ALMONDv2, whole genome shotgun sequence contains these proteins:
- the LOC117624707 gene encoding cold-responsive protein kinase 1, giving the protein MSCFSFLCRGVSSSKKPGSDVDKELSGIPDVKLYSYKEMRIATEDFSPANKIGEGGFGSVYKGQLKDGKMAAIKVLSAESKQGVKEFLTEIDVISKIEHENLVKLYGCCVEENQRILVYNYLENNSLAQTLIGGGHSNIQFSWRTRREICIGIACGLAFLHEEVRPHIIHRDIKASNILLDRDLMPKISDFGLAKLIPPNMTHVSTRVAGTIGYLAPEYAIRGQLTRKADIYSFGVLLVEIVSGRCNTNTRLPIDEQYLLERTWQVYERRELVGLVDTSLDGDFDAEEACSFLKIALLCTQDTPKLRPSMSSVVKMLRGEKAVDDNKITKPGLISDFMDLKVRPPQNTKPGSIMTTPCTNNASSGSDSQDNSTLSLETSAAATSTFISTMSSETSAANTMSFTFGTV